A part of Cannabis sativa cultivar Pink pepper isolate KNU-18-1 chromosome 6, ASM2916894v1, whole genome shotgun sequence genomic DNA contains:
- the LOC115724525 gene encoding DNA-dependent metalloprotease WSS1 yields the protein MNVGDLHKVWEIKALKKPGEEEARKILENVAKQVQPIMRNHKWRVKLLTEFCPKNPSLLGLNVGGGIQVKLRLRRPNRDWDFFPFDQILDTMLHELCHNAHGPHNASFYKLWDELRKECEDLMSKGISGTGQGFDLPGRRLGGFTRQPPLSSLRSSALSAAEKRNRMNSLLPSGPKRLGGDSTIMVALSPIQAAAMAAERRFQDEIWCGSASCDASESGEGSSDNPAGISKVDSTNSAYASDSISRKRSRESNNFPSAQPPNFIDLSDASPSESIRDLNSDNNRQETTMWGCETCTLLNPPLAPICEICGTPKPRDTSNKHKLWSCKFCTLENSVKLDKCSACSQWRYSNGPPVATLPPNLGT from the exons ATGAATGTGGGTGACCTTCACAAGGTTTGGGAAATCAAAGCCTTGAAAAAGCCAGGGGAGGAAGAAGCCAGGAAGATTCTTGAGAATGTGGCCAAACAGGTCCAACCCATTATGCGTAACCACAAATGGCGTGTCAAACTTCTTACTGAGTTTTG CCCCAAAAATCCGTCTCTTCTCGGATTGAATGTAGGAGGAGGTATTCAAGTAAAGTTGAGGCTTCGAAGGCCAAATAGAGACTGGGATTTCTTCCCCTTTGATCAAATTCTTGATACCATGCTTCATGAGCTTTGCCACAATGCTCATGGCCCTCATAATGCTAGCTTCTACAAGCTTTGGGATGAACTTAGAAAG GAATGCGAGGACCTCATGTCCAAGGGAATATCTGGCACAGGTCAAGGGTTTGATCTTCCTGGGAGGCGGTTAGGTGGGTTTACCCGCCAACCACCTCTTTCTTCACTTCGTTCAAGTGCACTTTCTGCTGCAGAAAAGAGAAACCGAATGAATTCTCTTCTACCATCTGGACCAAAGCGTCTTGGTGGAGATAGCACAATTATGGTTGCACTTAGTCCAATACAAGCTGCTGCTATGGCTGCAGAAAGGAGATTTCAAGACGAAATATGGTGTGGATCTGCGTCTTGTGATGCTTCCGAGTCTGGAGAAGGTAGCTCTGATAATCCAGCAGGAATCTCAAAGGTTGATAGCACTAATAGTGCTTATGCCTCAGACTCAATCTCTCGAAAAAGGAGTCGCGAATCCAATAACTTTCCCTCAGCTCAACCTCCTAATTTTATAGATTTATCTGATGCTTCACCATCCGAATCCATACGTGATCTCAATTCAGACAATAACAGACAAGAAACTACTATGTGGGGGTGTGAAACATGCACTTTGCTGAATCCA CCATTGGCTCCAATATGCGAGATATGCGGGACACCGAAGCCAAGGGACACGAGTAACAAACACAAACTCTGGTCCTGTAAATTCTGTACTTTGGAAAATAGTGTGAAATTGGATAAATGCTCAGCATGTAGTCAGTGGAGATACTCAAATGGTCCACCTGTGGCAACCCTACCGCCTAACCTCGGCACCTAA